A genomic region of Leptotrichia hofstadii contains the following coding sequences:
- a CDS encoding amino acid ABC transporter ATP-binding protein — MIKVENLKLSFGKNEVLKGINFKIEKGQVISIIGPSGSGKSTFLRSLNFLETASSGTITFGNETFDLSKINKKDINRLRKNTTMVFQNYNLFKNKTALENVIEGLLIVKKMNKNEVTEIGLKMLEKVGLKDKAEFYPNQLSGGQQQRVGIARAAAMSPEVILLDEPTSALDPELIGEVLKVIKDMVKENMTMIIVTHEMQFAREVSDYIVFMDGGTIIEEGKPEEIFVNSQNKRLQNFLKRYSENEADIYSI; from the coding sequence ATGATAAAGGTTGAAAATCTAAAATTGTCTTTTGGAAAAAATGAAGTTTTGAAAGGAATAAACTTTAAAATAGAAAAAGGACAGGTAATAAGCATCATAGGACCGAGTGGATCTGGAAAATCAACATTTTTACGAAGCCTTAATTTTCTTGAAACAGCTTCATCGGGAACAATAACTTTTGGAAACGAAACATTTGACTTGAGTAAAATAAATAAAAAAGATATAAACAGGCTTAGAAAAAATACGACAATGGTTTTTCAGAATTATAATTTATTCAAAAACAAAACTGCTTTGGAAAATGTAATTGAAGGTCTTTTGATTGTAAAAAAAATGAATAAGAACGAAGTAACGGAAATTGGATTGAAAATGCTTGAAAAAGTAGGGTTAAAAGATAAAGCCGAATTTTACCCAAATCAGCTTTCTGGAGGGCAGCAGCAAAGAGTGGGAATCGCAAGGGCGGCTGCGATGAGTCCAGAGGTAATTTTGCTTGATGAGCCAACTTCGGCACTTGATCCTGAACTTATTGGAGAAGTTCTGAAAGTTATAAAAGATATGGTAAAAGAAAATATGACAATGATAATTGTTACCCATGAAATGCAGTTTGCAAGAGAAGTATCCGATTATATAGTATTTATGGATGGTGGAACAATTATAGAAGAAGGGAAGCCTGAAGAAATTTTTGTCAATTCTCAAAATAAAAGGTTACAAAATTTTTTGAAAAGGTATTCTGAAAATGAAGCTGATATTTATTCAATATAG
- a CDS encoding B12-binding domain-containing radical SAM protein — MRCYDMKVKMILPALTEAESPFWRPVKYSLFPPLGLATLAGYFSEDDEIDLQDQHVEKLNLEDNPDLVIIQVYITNAYRSYKLADYYRKKGSYVVLGGLHVTSLPEEALEHADTIMIGPGEDIFPKFLQDFKNKNPQKMYISTHRTLIGAPPARRDLIKRNKYLVPNSIVVTRGCPHHCDFCYKDAFYQNGKSFYTQLVDDALKEIDRLPGRHLYFLDDHLLGNPKFAAELFEGMKGMNRLFQGAATVDSILTGDLIEKAAQAGLRSLFVGFETFSPENLKSSNKNQNLKRNYENAVKRLHSLGIMINGSFVFGLDYDDKDVFKRTVEWGVKNAITTSTYHILTPYPGTRLFKRMEDEGRIITRNWDLYDTRHVVYKTRNMTADEIEQGYNWAYKEFYKWSNIFKASGNHEISKHKLKHFFYTAGWKKFEPFWNFIIKTRHLNNMTPVLESILSNVRKNK, encoded by the coding sequence ATGAGGTGTTACGATATGAAAGTAAAAATGATACTGCCTGCTCTTACAGAAGCTGAAAGCCCATTCTGGCGTCCTGTCAAATACTCCTTATTCCCTCCATTGGGACTGGCAACACTTGCAGGGTATTTTTCAGAAGATGATGAAATTGATTTGCAGGACCAGCATGTAGAAAAGTTAAACTTAGAAGATAATCCTGACCTGGTTATTATTCAAGTGTATATTACAAATGCTTACAGATCTTATAAATTAGCCGATTATTACAGAAAGAAGGGCAGTTACGTAGTATTAGGAGGACTTCATGTGACTTCATTGCCTGAAGAGGCGCTGGAACATGCCGACACTATAATGATTGGACCGGGAGAAGACATTTTTCCTAAATTTTTACAGGACTTTAAAAACAAAAATCCGCAAAAAATGTATATTTCTACACACAGGACATTAATTGGAGCACCTCCTGCACGAAGAGACTTGATAAAAAGGAATAAATATCTTGTACCAAATTCTATCGTTGTAACTAGAGGCTGCCCTCATCATTGTGATTTTTGCTACAAAGACGCTTTTTACCAGAATGGAAAATCATTTTATACTCAGCTTGTCGATGATGCGCTAAAAGAAATTGACAGGCTGCCGGGAAGACACCTGTACTTTTTAGATGACCATTTATTAGGAAATCCTAAATTTGCCGCGGAACTTTTTGAAGGAATGAAAGGAATGAACAGGCTGTTTCAAGGCGCGGCAACAGTTGACTCAATACTTACGGGAGATTTAATAGAAAAGGCCGCTCAAGCTGGATTAAGAAGTCTTTTTGTAGGATTTGAAACATTTTCCCCAGAAAATCTGAAATCCAGCAATAAAAACCAGAATTTAAAAAGAAACTATGAAAACGCAGTAAAGAGGCTTCACTCGTTGGGAATTATGATAAACGGGAGCTTTGTTTTTGGATTGGATTACGATGACAAGGACGTTTTTAAAAGAACTGTTGAATGGGGAGTAAAAAACGCCATAACAACTTCCACTTACCACATTCTAACTCCTTATCCAGGAACAAGGCTGTTCAAGCGTATGGAAGATGAAGGCCGAATAATAACAAGAAATTGGGATTTATACGATACAAGGCACGTTGTCTACAAAACCAGAAATATGACTGCCGATGAAATTGAACAAGGCTATAACTGGGCATACAAGGAATTCTACAAATGGTCAAATATATTTAAAGCAAGCGGAAATCATGAAATATCCAAACATAAGTTAAAACACTTTTTTTATACTGCTGGCTGGAAAAAATTTGAGCCTTTCTGGAATTTCATAATAAAAACTAGACACTTAAACAATATGACTCCCGTGCTTGAAAGCATACTAAGCAATGTCAGAAAAAATAAATAA
- a CDS encoding amino acid ABC transporter permease, translated as MLTRLAAIYVSFIRGTPLLVQIYLAYYGLPKILDYIHLKYGFNIDVNNIPAIIFVYVAFILNVSGYLSETFRAAIQSVDKGQVEAALSIGMTKWQAMRRIVLPQAIIITFPNFGNTFISLIKDSSLAFSVSIVEMIGKAKIISASGLDIFEAYIVVSGIYWVVCIIVEKVMGIVEKKLRVGGL; from the coding sequence GTGCTGACAAGGCTTGCTGCAATTTATGTGTCCTTTATAAGAGGGACACCTCTTTTAGTTCAGATTTACCTTGCCTATTATGGATTGCCTAAAATATTAGATTATATACATTTAAAGTATGGATTTAATATAGATGTGAATAATATTCCTGCGATTATATTTGTTTATGTGGCATTTATTTTAAATGTATCAGGTTATCTGTCGGAAACATTCAGGGCGGCAATTCAGTCTGTGGATAAAGGGCAAGTTGAAGCTGCATTGTCTATTGGAATGACAAAATGGCAGGCAATGAGAAGAATTGTACTTCCGCAGGCGATTATAATAACTTTTCCTAATTTTGGAAATACTTTTATAAGTTTGATAAAGGATTCCTCACTTGCTTTTTCAGTTTCAATTGTGGAAATGATTGGAAAGGCAAAAATAATTTCAGCTTCAGGACTGGATATTTTTGAAGCATATATCGTAGTTTCAGGAATTTACTGGGTTGTTTGTATAATTGTGGAAAAAGTAATGGGAATTGTGGAAAAGAAATTGAGAGTAGGTGGACTGTAA
- a CDS encoding glycosyltransferase family 4 protein: MRIGIFTDTYRPQVNGVVSSIMTLEKELRKLGHKVYIITTTDPDAPQVEPNVLRIPSMEFKPLPQYRLGMIYSSKIIKKIKRLELDIIHSQTEWGVGTFSRFAAVNLEIPLVHTYHTLYEYYTHYIFGSRFVSAGKKIAAAISKFYCEKCNALIVPTRKVEDILYSYGVDQTMNIIPTGLELDKFYRGNYSDEDLEFMRENFGIEKSDFLCVYIGRIAEEKSIDLLIDMFSKIKDENFKFMIVGRGRILDDLKKQAEDLGISDRVIFTGEVPHDKVAAYYQMGDVFLNASISETQGLTFVEAMAAKTPVVARYDLNLEDLLVKNEAGLVYKTEEEFINSIMLLKEDKEFREKIIENAFVASQDYTAQKFGERVEAVYKKTIEEYDSRESFTIFRGEKFLQQIRRWTSLKSSGRSPWSK; the protein is encoded by the coding sequence ATGAGAATTGGAATATTTACAGATACATACAGACCTCAGGTAAATGGGGTTGTGAGTTCGATTATGACGCTTGAGAAGGAGCTTAGAAAGTTGGGGCATAAAGTGTATATTATTACTACGACTGATCCTGATGCACCTCAAGTCGAGCCTAATGTTTTACGAATACCAAGTATGGAATTTAAGCCGTTGCCACAGTATCGGCTAGGAATGATATATTCTTCAAAAATAATAAAAAAAATAAAAAGACTGGAGTTAGATATTATTCATTCCCAGACAGAATGGGGTGTAGGGACATTTTCAAGATTTGCTGCGGTTAATTTGGAAATACCGCTTGTTCATACATACCATACACTATATGAATATTACACACATTATATTTTTGGTTCAAGATTTGTTTCGGCTGGTAAAAAGATTGCGGCTGCGATTAGTAAGTTTTATTGTGAAAAATGTAATGCTCTAATTGTACCTACACGAAAAGTTGAAGATATTTTGTATTCTTATGGTGTTGATCAGACAATGAACATTATTCCAACTGGACTGGAATTGGATAAATTTTATCGTGGAAATTATTCCGATGAAGATTTGGAATTTATGAGAGAAAATTTTGGAATAGAGAAAAGTGATTTTCTTTGTGTGTATATTGGGCGGATTGCCGAAGAAAAAAGTATTGATTTGTTAATTGATATGTTTTCTAAAATTAAGGATGAAAACTTTAAATTTATGATTGTTGGACGTGGAAGAATTTTGGATGACTTGAAGAAACAAGCTGAAGATCTTGGTATTTCAGATAGAGTTATTTTTACAGGGGAAGTGCCACATGATAAAGTTGCTGCTTATTATCAGATGGGAGATGTATTTCTGAATGCGAGCATATCGGAAACGCAAGGACTTACATTTGTTGAGGCAATGGCTGCCAAAACACCTGTCGTGGCAAGATATGACTTAAATCTGGAAGATTTGCTTGTAAAAAATGAGGCAGGACTTGTTTATAAAACTGAAGAAGAATTTATTAATTCTATAATGCTTTTAAAAGAAGATAAGGAATTTAGAGAAAAAATTATCGAAAATGCTTTTGTCGCTTCACAAGATTACACAGCACAGAAATTTGGAGAACGAGTAGAAGCAGTTTACAAAAAAACAATAGAGGAGTATGATAGTCGTGAAAGTTTTACTATATTCAGAGGGGAAAAGTTCCTTCAGCAAATCCGGCGTTGGACAAGCCTTAAATCATCAGGTAGAAGCCCTTGGAGCAAATAA
- a CDS encoding amino acid ABC transporter permease, whose translation MQLSGIDVIFKGVNLQRLMGGLIVTGQIAFVSIVFSILFGLILGIVMTSKNKIIYGILKLYLESMRIIPLLVWLFIIYFGVAKGFDLHIDSETTTIIVFVIWGTAEMMDIVRGAIISLPKIQGESAKALGLDTIQVYRYVLLPQAVRRIAPAAVNLITRMIKTTSLAIFIEVAEVLKIGRQIIEFSSRKNPMAPFWVYLFIFFLYFIICYPITLLSKKMEKKWAV comes from the coding sequence ATGCAACTGTCGGGAATTGATGTTATTTTTAAAGGAGTCAATTTGCAAAGGCTTATGGGTGGGCTTATTGTAACGGGACAAATTGCTTTTGTTTCCATAGTATTTTCAATATTGTTCGGATTAATTCTAGGAATAGTTATGACTTCAAAAAATAAGATTATTTATGGAATATTGAAGCTTTATCTGGAAAGTATGAGAATCATTCCCTTGCTTGTGTGGCTATTCATAATTTATTTTGGAGTTGCAAAAGGCTTTGATTTGCATATTGATTCAGAAACTACGACAATAATAGTGTTTGTGATATGGGGAACGGCTGAAATGATGGATATTGTGAGGGGAGCTATTATTTCTCTTCCAAAAATTCAAGGAGAAAGTGCAAAGGCTTTGGGGCTTGATACAATTCAGGTTTATAGATATGTGCTGCTTCCGCAGGCAGTAAGAAGAATTGCACCTGCGGCGGTAAACCTTATAACAAGAATGATTAAGACAACTTCACTTGCGATTTTTATAGAAGTTGCAGAAGTTCTAAAAATAGGACGGCAAATTATAGAGTTTTCAAGCAGGAAAAATCCGATGGCACCATTTTGGGTGTATCTGTTCATATTTTTTCTATACTTCATAATTTGTTACCCAATTACGTTATTATCAAAAAAAATGGAGAAAAAATGGGCTGTTTAA
- the ylqF gene encoding ribosome biogenesis GTPase YlqF: MNINWYPGHMKKTKDLIVENLKIIDIVIEILDARIPISSKNPDISKLANNKKKIIVLNKVDLIDSKELKSWEDYFLENNFSDYFVALSVEKGTNFNELRKITDKIYAEKLEKMKKKGLRKTEVRAMIVGIPNVGKSKFINKFVNKNKARVGNTPGFTRGKQWIKIDEKLELLDTPGVLWPKFEDDEVAYNLAITGSIKDNVLQLENVAIKFLDKLKDLGKIDNLVKAYNLEEYITNEEILGLENHKILEILEKRLGVSKNDEHNYEIISRRLMKDYRMGKIGKFFLEIPKN, from the coding sequence ATGAATATAAACTGGTATCCGGGACATATGAAAAAAACAAAGGATTTAATTGTCGAAAATCTCAAAATAATTGATATTGTGATTGAGATTTTGGATGCAAGAATTCCGATTTCTAGTAAAAATCCAGATATTTCAAAGCTGGCAAATAATAAGAAAAAGATTATTGTTCTGAACAAAGTAGATTTGATTGATAGCAAGGAATTAAAAAGTTGGGAAGATTATTTTCTGGAAAATAATTTTTCTGATTATTTTGTAGCTTTGAGTGTAGAGAAAGGAACTAATTTTAATGAACTGCGAAAAATTACAGACAAGATTTATGCAGAAAAATTAGAAAAAATGAAAAAAAAAGGACTTCGTAAAACTGAAGTAAGAGCTATGATTGTTGGGATTCCTAATGTTGGGAAGTCTAAATTTATTAATAAATTTGTGAATAAAAATAAAGCAAGAGTTGGAAATACTCCAGGATTTACACGTGGTAAGCAATGGATAAAAATTGATGAAAAATTGGAACTGCTGGATACACCAGGGGTTTTGTGGCCAAAGTTTGAAGATGATGAAGTGGCTTATAATTTAGCAATCACTGGTTCAATAAAGGACAATGTATTGCAATTGGAGAATGTTGCAATTAAATTTTTAGATAAATTAAAGGATTTGGGAAAAATAGACAATCTTGTAAAAGCGTATAATTTGGAAGAATATATAACTAATGAGGAGATTTTAGGATTGGAAAACCATAAGATACTGGAAATTTTGGAAAAACGGCTTGGTGTTTCTAAAAATGATGAACATAACTATGAAATTATTTCGAGAAGGCTTATGAAAGATTATAGAATGGGGAAAATAGGTAAGTTCTTCTTGGAAATCCCTAAAAATTAG
- a CDS encoding glycosyltransferase family 4 protein → MIVVKVLLYSEGKSSFSKSGVGQALNHQVEALGANNIEVTQDPEDDYDLAHINTVALKSYEVLKQAKKKGKPVIYHTHTTYEDFRGSIKGSYVLSPIIKFWTKKLYNEADYLISPSEYTKNLIKSKYLEKDKEIRVISNGVNINKFNKNEVLKEKFLNEYKSVYDINKPLIITAGLPFERKGIKDFVKVAQECSDYQFLWFGSSSVKSMLPDKIQKIIENPPKNLIFPGYVDKDILIGAFSAAKAFLFMTYEENEGIVVLEALSAKLPLVVRDIPVYEDWLEDGKTCFKARTNEEFCQKIRNIVENNVENLDEITETAYSIAKERDLLNIGKKYKEYYEHILNQKNR, encoded by the coding sequence ATGATAGTCGTGAAAGTTTTACTATATTCAGAGGGGAAAAGTTCCTTCAGCAAATCCGGCGTTGGACAAGCCTTAAATCATCAGGTAGAAGCCCTTGGAGCAAATAATATTGAAGTTACGCAGGATCCTGAAGATGATTATGATTTGGCACATATAAATACCGTTGCACTAAAATCTTATGAAGTGTTGAAACAGGCAAAGAAAAAAGGGAAACCTGTAATTTATCACACACATACAACTTATGAAGATTTTCGTGGAAGTATAAAGGGAAGCTATGTCCTGTCGCCAATTATAAAATTCTGGACAAAGAAATTATATAATGAAGCGGATTATTTGATTTCTCCGTCAGAATATACAAAAAATCTTATAAAATCAAAATATTTAGAAAAGGACAAAGAAATTAGGGTAATTTCAAACGGTGTAAACATAAATAAATTTAATAAAAATGAAGTTTTAAAAGAAAAATTTTTAAATGAATACAAATCAGTGTATGACATAAATAAACCCTTAATTATAACAGCTGGACTGCCTTTTGAAAGAAAAGGGATAAAAGATTTTGTAAAAGTGGCACAGGAATGCAGTGACTATCAATTTCTTTGGTTTGGATCGTCAAGCGTAAAATCAATGCTTCCTGACAAAATACAGAAAATCATTGAAAATCCGCCAAAAAATCTAATTTTTCCAGGCTATGTCGATAAAGATATTCTAATTGGAGCATTTAGCGCTGCAAAAGCCTTTTTGTTTATGACTTATGAAGAAAATGAGGGAATTGTAGTATTAGAAGCGCTTTCGGCTAAATTACCGCTTGTAGTAAGGGATATTCCTGTGTATGAAGACTGGCTGGAAGATGGAAAAACTTGCTTTAAGGCTAGGACTAACGAGGAATTCTGCCAAAAAATAAGAAATATTGTGGAAAACAATGTGGAAAACTTGGATGAAATTACAGAAACAGCATACAGTATTGCTAAAGAAAGAGATTTGCTAAATATAGGAAAAAAATATAAGGAATACTATGAGCATATATTGAATCAAAAAAATAGGTAA
- a CDS encoding amino acid ABC transporter permease, whose translation MDFNFIIENIPKYLEAMKLTVFIGIFGIVFSILIGIVCALVLYYRVPVARQIVGIYIELSRNTPLVIQLFFLYFGLPKIGITFNSHICAVIGLSFLGGSYMCEAFRSGLESVTKGQRESGLSIGLTESQLITNVILPQAFTVSFPAIAANIIFLLKETSVIGILALMELMYLTRDLIGLYYKTNESLFMLVAAYLIIILPVSFILTVIERRIRYATVGN comes from the coding sequence ATGGACTTTAATTTTATAATAGAAAATATTCCTAAATATTTAGAAGCAATGAAATTGACCGTGTTTATAGGAATTTTTGGAATTGTATTTTCAATATTGATTGGGATAGTTTGTGCATTGGTGCTTTATTACAGAGTTCCAGTTGCTAGGCAGATTGTGGGAATTTATATTGAGCTTTCGAGAAATACTCCGCTTGTAATACAGCTGTTCTTTCTGTATTTTGGGCTTCCCAAAATTGGAATTACATTTAATTCGCATATCTGTGCTGTGATTGGATTATCTTTCCTTGGTGGAAGTTACATGTGTGAGGCATTTCGGAGCGGATTGGAGTCAGTTACGAAAGGGCAGCGGGAATCTGGATTAAGTATTGGACTTACAGAATCACAGCTTATAACTAACGTAATATTGCCACAGGCATTTACGGTTTCGTTTCCAGCGATAGCGGCAAATATAATATTTCTTTTGAAAGAAACTTCAGTAATAGGGATTTTGGCTTTAATGGAACTGATGTATCTGACACGGGATTTGATAGGGCTTTATTATAAAACGAATGAAAGTCTGTTTATGCTTGTTGCAGCATATTTGATTATTATTTTGCCAGTTTCGTTTATTTTAACAGTAATTGAAAGGAGAATAAGATATGCAACTGTCGGGAATTGA
- a CDS encoding cellulase family glycosylhydrolase, producing the protein MKKFIIAVLLLISMSFSIMAENTGNVSFSVSEIKSNNDILLKCSNMAGENAQGTGITENNGNNIFLKCINSETGSENIIGTNKISSQNILLKCLNTSESTEDELTKDVNTAEKLLKCSNIVRIIKIDELSQIESVNVVQLKCSNTVKNVNTAGTPLSGSGSSNNIVLKCSGTSENLLKKEATINSGTVNTTEITLKCSNIVKVIDGNKVFSDNLGNYDAVILNCTDTTEKNSNIIGNIAQSKVNIGSLGGNIGGKVPVGPIIGGVAGASAVGAIVGGIGHHKGGGKGGNPGHQNGRNDGGKDDNPKKQKKDDTKIHNVKGIGIQPVNPFWRSNLREAEDSYSKIAGVGFQWVRITASWHRIQSSKNGRYDWQDIDDAVALAKKYNLKVLMQISGAPEWATGADKLSAAEKNALNARKIWVASFAPLQQYDNDFSNFVTALVKRYASQGVIDYEFWNEPGNPEFWHDTIQNPRPNPEHYTHLLKIAYTAAHNAYNDVNVMAGGMTVGNSNSSTGYIGPMEFLERMYRSGAKGYFDGVSHHPYGIYARAFRDNGWANMIGDVVAPGRGEKTLYQIMSENGDGNKKIWPSEVGLDAAYPGVDETKQANVIGQILGWYQKSDIFGPLILYQAKDRKPYIASGVVDRDSNGDGWLDVNIDTNGDGIPDANIDANNNGRPDILDAADPENYFGIWKSDGTEKKAVDVIRRFINNQPAPGPAPSTNGCGSATDASGQWKSVKCWEFKDRNIPSDWQSKKAINHLNSHLSYLHNNVSLVDGDYVRITTRRHCVDRRGDPLTDANATTGVCPAGKVTQYSSGRLESNKLVDASKPFRAEIRARMNWNHLQGMRTALWMQKQQNDVDTPICKNPGGSAPYGSLLILEWFSSTPSYAWPATNISCYYSQVNHEWTPRGFTHRLENIVGGQSKSLTHEWHVWAIEFDGTKVRYYMDGRLIPVVHYRIKDAQRISVVDNTRYDQYGNYLSTMPDEDFSKLNIPSALVKQGFENDKWHFIFNDYVEWEPGLNPPSENSPFPVQTTEIDYVRLYQK; encoded by the coding sequence ATGAAAAAATTTATAATTGCTGTACTGCTCTTAATTTCTATGAGTTTTTCGATAATGGCTGAAAATACAGGTAATGTGTCTTTTTCAGTAAGTGAAATAAAATCAAATAATGATATATTGTTAAAATGTTCAAATATGGCGGGGGAAAATGCACAAGGAACTGGAATAACTGAAAATAATGGCAATAATATATTTTTAAAATGTATAAATTCTGAAACTGGCAGTGAAAATATTATTGGAACAAATAAAATAAGTTCTCAAAATATATTGCTGAAATGTTTAAATACAAGTGAAAGCACGGAAGATGAACTGACAAAAGATGTAAATACAGCTGAAAAGCTTTTAAAATGTTCAAATATAGTTAGAATAATTAAAATAGATGAATTATCTCAAATTGAAAGTGTCAATGTAGTACAGTTGAAATGTTCAAATACAGTAAAAAATGTAAATACAGCTGGAACCCCGCTATCTGGCAGCGGCAGCTCAAATAACATAGTTTTAAAGTGTTCAGGTACATCTGAAAATCTTCTGAAAAAGGAAGCAACGATAAATAGTGGAACAGTAAATACAACTGAAATCACATTAAAATGTTCAAATATAGTTAAAGTTATTGATGGAAATAAAGTTTTTTCAGATAATTTAGGAAATTATGATGCAGTAATATTAAACTGTACAGATACAACAGAAAAAAACAGTAATATTATTGGCAATATCGCGCAGTCAAAAGTAAACATAGGATCATTAGGAGGCAACATAGGAGGAAAAGTTCCTGTAGGGCCTATTATTGGCGGAGTGGCAGGAGCTTCTGCTGTCGGAGCAATAGTTGGTGGAATTGGCCATCATAAAGGTGGCGGAAAAGGTGGAAACCCTGGACATCAAAACGGTAGAAATGATGGTGGCAAAGATGATAATCCTAAAAAACAAAAAAAAGATGATACAAAAATTCATAATGTGAAGGGAATTGGAATACAGCCTGTCAATCCATTTTGGAGAAGTAATCTTAGGGAAGCCGAAGACTCTTATTCCAAAATAGCGGGGGTAGGATTTCAGTGGGTAAGAATTACAGCTTCGTGGCATAGAATCCAGTCTTCAAAAAATGGAAGATACGACTGGCAGGATATAGATGATGCTGTTGCTCTTGCCAAAAAATATAACTTGAAAGTCTTAATGCAAATAAGCGGTGCTCCTGAATGGGCAACAGGAGCAGACAAACTTTCAGCTGCTGAAAAAAATGCTTTAAATGCAAGAAAAATCTGGGTAGCATCATTTGCGCCGCTTCAGCAGTATGATAACGATTTTTCAAATTTTGTAACTGCATTGGTAAAAAGATACGCTTCACAGGGAGTAATTGACTATGAATTTTGGAATGAACCAGGGAATCCAGAATTTTGGCACGATACGATTCAAAATCCTAGACCAAATCCTGAACACTATACTCATTTGCTGAAAATAGCATATACGGCAGCACATAATGCTTATAATGATGTAAATGTTATGGCTGGTGGAATGACGGTAGGAAACAGTAATAGTTCAACAGGATATATCGGACCTATGGAATTTTTAGAAAGAATGTATAGATCTGGTGCAAAGGGATATTTTGATGGTGTATCGCATCATCCTTATGGAATTTATGCCAGAGCATTTCGAGATAACGGCTGGGCAAATATGATAGGTGATGTTGTGGCACCTGGCAGAGGAGAAAAAACATTATATCAGATAATGTCAGAGAATGGTGATGGAAATAAAAAAATATGGCCGTCAGAGGTAGGGCTGGATGCCGCTTATCCTGGAGTTGATGAAACAAAACAGGCTAATGTAATAGGCCAGATTTTAGGATGGTATCAAAAATCAGACATATTTGGGCCTCTTATTCTGTATCAGGCAAAAGACAGAAAGCCTTACATTGCTTCAGGAGTAGTGGATAGAGACAGTAATGGCGATGGGTGGCTTGATGTAAATATTGATACAAATGGAGACGGTATTCCTGATGCGAATATTGATGCGAATAATAATGGACGGCCTGATATACTGGATGCTGCAGATCCTGAAAATTATTTTGGGATTTGGAAGTCAGACGGCACAGAAAAAAAGGCAGTAGATGTAATTCGAAGATTTATAAATAATCAGCCGGCACCTGGGCCAGCTCCATCAACAAATGGATGCGGTAGCGCAACAGATGCTTCAGGACAATGGAAGAGTGTGAAATGCTGGGAATTTAAAGATAGAAATATCCCTTCTGATTGGCAAAGCAAAAAGGCGATTAATCATCTAAACAGCCACTTGTCTTATTTACACAATAATGTCAGTCTTGTAGATGGTGATTATGTCAGAATTACTACACGTCGTCATTGTGTTGATAGAAGAGGGGATCCGTTAACTGATGCAAATGCAACTACAGGTGTATGTCCTGCAGGTAAGGTTACACAATATTCAAGCGGCAGATTAGAATCTAATAAGCTTGTGGATGCTTCTAAGCCGTTCCGTGCAGAAATACGGGCTAGAATGAACTGGAATCATTTGCAAGGAATGCGTACAGCTCTTTGGATGCAGAAACAGCAAAATGATGTGGATACACCTATTTGTAAAAATCCAGGTGGAAGTGCTCCTTATGGTTCATTATTAATTTTGGAATGGTTTTCAAGTACTCCTAGTTATGCATGGCCTGCAACTAATATCAGCTGTTATTACAGCCAAGTAAATCACGAATGGACTCCACGTGGCTTTACACATCGTCTTGAAAATATTGTTGGTGGACAGAGTAAATCATTAACGCATGAATGGCATGTTTGGGCAATTGAGTTTGATGGAACAAAAGTACGTTATTATATGGACGGAAGATTGATTCCAGTTGTTCATTACCGTATTAAGGATGCTCAACGTATCAGTGTAGTTGATAATACTAGATATGACCAATATGGCAATTATCTTTCTACTATGCCAGATGAAGACTTTAGCAAGCTGAATATTCCTTCTGCTTTAGTTAAACAAGGATTTGAGAACGATAAATGGCATTTCATTTTTAATGATTACGTGGAATGGGAACCAGGTTTGAATCCACCTTCTGAAAATTCTCCGTTCCCAGTTCAAACTACAGAGATTGACTATGTACGTTTGTATCAAAAATAA